The following coding sequences lie in one Amycolatopsis cihanbeyliensis genomic window:
- a CDS encoding ABC transporter ATP-binding protein yields MHETRLRAEGVRLGYGERVVVDGLDLDVLDGTVTAIIGPNGCGKSTLLRALGRLLPTRSGAVLLDGKRIEKVPTRDVARVLGLLPQSPSAPEGLTVADLVTRGRHPHQHWYRQWSADDEQAVARALRLTGMDEHAERVVDQLSGGQRQRAWISMTLAQETSLLLLDEPITYLDLAHQVDVLDLVHRLHVERGTTVVLVLHDLNLAARYADTLVAMRDGRIVARGTPGEVLSERLLAEVFGLEAKVLPDPVAGTPLVVPISAHLRATD; encoded by the coding sequence GTGCACGAAACCAGGTTACGAGCCGAGGGCGTCCGGCTCGGGTACGGCGAACGGGTCGTGGTGGACGGCCTCGACCTGGACGTGCTCGACGGGACCGTCACCGCGATCATCGGGCCGAACGGGTGCGGCAAGTCCACCCTGCTGCGCGCGCTGGGGCGGCTGCTGCCCACCCGTTCGGGCGCGGTGTTGCTGGACGGCAAGCGGATCGAGAAGGTGCCGACAAGGGACGTGGCCAGGGTGCTCGGGCTGCTGCCGCAGTCGCCGTCCGCCCCGGAGGGGCTGACCGTCGCCGACCTGGTCACCCGCGGCAGACACCCGCACCAGCACTGGTACCGGCAGTGGTCCGCGGACGACGAGCAGGCCGTGGCCAGGGCGCTGCGGCTGACCGGGATGGACGAGCACGCCGAGCGGGTGGTCGACCAGCTCTCCGGTGGGCAGCGGCAGCGCGCGTGGATCTCGATGACCCTGGCGCAGGAGACCTCCCTGCTGCTGCTCGACGAGCCGATCACCTACCTCGACCTCGCGCACCAGGTGGACGTGCTGGACCTGGTGCACCGGCTGCACGTCGAGCGCGGCACGACGGTGGTGCTGGTGCTGCACGACCTGAACCTCGCCGCCCGCTACGCCGACACCCTGGTCGCCATGCGGGACGGCCGGATCGTCGCCAGGGGAACGCCCGGCGAGGTGCTGTCCGAACGGCTGCTGGCCGAGGTGTTCGGGCTGGAGGCCAAGGTGCTGCCCGACCCGGTCGCCGGAACCCCGCTGGTGGTG